Proteins from a single region of Hermetia illucens chromosome 3, iHerIll2.2.curated.20191125, whole genome shotgun sequence:
- the LOC119652940 gene encoding protein disulfide-isomerase A3-like yields the protein MRAQVGPASKDLLTVADFKKFLESPETSVVGLFEKESDLKGTFLKYADKMREKLRFGHSTAPEVLKEAGEANAIVIFRAPQLHNKFEPSSVKFEGETLGELTEFVQANFHGLVGHRTRESTQEFKVPLVVAYYNVDYVKNPKGTNYWRNRVLKVAKEFAGQINFAISVKDDFQHEINEYGYDYTGEKPLILARDAKNQKFIMKDEFSVESLQNFVSNLEDGKLDPYVKSEPISESNDAPVKVAVGKNFREIVCSSVVFSDTCNCLVVLGMDQQ from the exons ATGCGAGCTCAAGTTGGGCCAGCATCAAAGGATTTGTTAACCGTAGCTGACTTCAAGAAATTCTTGGAAAGTCCCGAAACATCAGTGGTTGGTCTATTTGAGAAGGAGAGCGATTTGAAGGGAACTTTCCTCAAATATGCTGATAAAATGCGTGAGAAATTGCGTTTTGGTCACAGCACTGCACCTGAAGTATTGAAAGAAGCAGGAGAAGCTAACGCCATCGTAATCTTCCGTGCTCCTCAATTGCACAACAAATTTGAACCTTCCTCTGTCAAGTTTGAGGGCGAAACTCTTGGAGAATTGACTGAATTCGTACAGGCTAACTTCCATGGTTTGGTCGGTCATCGCACCCGTGAATCCACTCAAGAATTCAAGGTTCCACTTGTTGTTGCCTACTACAATGTCGACTATGTCAAGAATCCTAAAGGAACTAACTACTGGCGTAATCGTGTATTGAAAGTCGCAAAGGAATTCGCGGGACAAATCAATTTCGCTATTAGCGTTAAGGATGACTTCCAACATGAAATCAATGAATACGGCTACGATTACACCGGTGAAAAGCCATTGATCTTGGCTCGTGATGCTAAGAATCAGAAATTCATAATGAAGGATGAGTTTTCTGTTGAAAGTTTGCAAAACTTCGTATCGAACCTTGAAGATGGAAAACTTGATCCCTACGTTAAATCTGAACCGATCTCAGAATCAAACGATGCACCTGTTAAAGTTGCAGTTGGCAAAAACTtccgagagattgtgtg TTCCTCGGTGGTGTTTTCGGATACTTGCAATTGCTTAGTGGTACTTGGAATGGATCAGCAGTGA